Part of the Pyricularia oryzae 70-15 chromosome 3, whole genome shotgun sequence genome, GACTCCCTTGAGAAACGGATGCCAACCTATCCGCATTCTGCTATACGTTCCTTGGTCAACAATGCCTAAACTGCACTTGACAGCCTGGCTAGTTTGTGCTAGGCTTCGTACGTAAAAGGGGTGATGTGAAATGTGCCTAAGTTTTGCATAAGGAAACAATTCCGGCCCTCCGGGTAGATCTCACCCGCGGCGCACAGTCATGACATGTGGTGGTTGACCGACTTGTTCGTGACATGGAGACGAATTTGCATGCCGGAAGCCCGAATATAGGCATACAGAGCATATAATGACACAGTTGTAGTTATGGCCTGTTTTGGTTAGTCCCAGTATGCTGCCATTTGCCACTTTTACTATGGTAGGTATCAGGACCGCAATTCAAACGAAAAGTTTGTTCGCCGCGTAGCCGGAGAACCTTATTTTGACGGATCTTTGCCCAGTTGAGGGGGATGAGTGGAGACGACGCTACGCGCGTTCGTTACAATTTACCATGTGGACTATCATGATGTGTCTCCGTGATTCCCGGTGGGAGATGCGGCTGGACAATTCAAGCCTCGGAGAGGCCAGGAGTTCAGAATAATGCCGCTTTGACGCTCAGAATATAGTTTCGTTTGTTGATGAAGGTGGAACCTGTGTGTTGCGTGCCATGTCACTTGCCGTCAGTATTTGTTCAATAGGAAGGCCAGTCGGTGCTCCGATACGTGATTAAACTTACAATCTAGTCAACATTCCCTTTCCTCCCATGATTCCTGGTGCGCAAAGTGTCTTTACACTGGGCGTTTGTGGGGACTGGTTCGTCCGACTCGGTAAGAGCTGCATTCTAGCTGTCGTTTTTTATCGTCATGAAGCCCGGGGCACCCCAGTGTGAGCTTCAGGAATTATGCGATCAGATCAGCCACGTTCATCGGCATCTCGTCGATCTGGGTCGAGTAATACACTGTTGAAGGAGTCAGCAAAGCCCGAAATATAATTTCTAGTGGGGCTCACTTACACTCGATGTCTCTGAGGATTCGCACGTCCTCGCTAGTAACGAAGTTGATGGCAACACCCTTGCGACCAAACCTTCCCGAACGACCGATGCGGTGAATGTAGTTTTCACGATTGCTCGGCAGGTCGTAATTGATAACCAGACTGACCTGCTGGACATCGATACCTCGGGCCCAAACATCGGTAGATATCAACACTCGGCTGTTTCCTTGCCTGAAGTCCTGCATAATGCTGTCACGCTCCTTTTGAGGCATATCGCCATGCATGCTGCTGACCGTGAAGTTGGCCTCGCGCATCTTGTCCGTAAGCCAGTCAACCTTGCGCCTCGTGTTGCAAAAAATGACGGCTTGTGTGATGGTGAGTGTATCGTAAAGATCGCAGAGCGTGTCGAACTTCCAGTCTTCCTTCTCAATGGCGATGAAGTACTGCTTCAAACCCTCGAGGGTCAGTTCGTCACGCTTGACAAGGATCCTCACGGGGTCGGTCATGAATTTGGTGGTCATGTCCAGCACATCGTACGGAAGCGTAGCCGAAACAACCACAACCTGAGTCGCGGGTGGAAGGTATCGGTAGACGTCGTAGATCTGCTCACGGAATCCTTGGTTCAACAGCTCATCGGCCTCGTCCAGAACGAGCATCTTAATATGACGGGTGCGgagatggcggcggcgaatCATGTCAGCCACGCGACCTGGTGTACCCGAGACGATGTGCTGACCATAGTCGAGTTTGCGGATATCCTCGCCGACGTTGGTGCCGCCGATACAAGCGTGGCACTGCACATTCATGTAGTCGCCCAGGGCCATGACAACGCTCTGAATTTGTGTCGCCAACTCGCGTGTGGGCGACAGGACGAGTGCTTGGGTCTCACGCACGGCCGTGTCGATAACCTGGAGCATGCTGATGGAAAATGTGGCTGTCTTTCCCGTTCCGGACTGTGCCTGCGCAATGGTATCACGACCCTTGCAGACCTGAACGATAGCGCGCGACTGGACCGCCGAAGGCGACTCGTACCCGTACGCGTAGATGCCACGGAGGAGGCTCTCTGATGTTGTTGTGGGTTAGTTACCGACTTTTCACTACTGACGCCCGATTCCCCTCCAAGGCACTGCTGAGCTCACCCTTCAGAGCCATCGACTCGAAAGTCGGATGGACCGTGACCTCCTTGGAGGTTGTAAACTCCATCCGCTCCTCCGCCTTGCGGTCGATGCCACTTCCTTCCGCCATCGTTACGGCTGTGATTAGATATTTGTAACTGTCTTCAAGACTGGCGATTTCGGTCTTCGCAGCGCGTGATTATTCGTCTTCGCTGGCGGCTTTATGATGAAAATTGGGGTCGGGTTAAAAATTGTTGGTTTGAATGTAAGGGAAAAGCTGCAATGCGGGCGAACTTTTTGGTGCCAAATGCGCCATGCATGAGGTTAAA contains:
- a CDS encoding ATP-dependent RNA helicase fal-1, with product MAEGSGIDRKAEERMEFTTSKEVTVHPTFESMALKESLLRGIYAYGYESPSAVQSRAIVQVCKGRDTIAQAQSGTGKTATFSISMLQVIDTAVRETQALVLSPTRELATQIQSVVMALGDYMNVQCHACIGGTNVGEDIRKLDYGQHIVSGTPGRVADMIRRRHLRTRHIKMLVLDEADELLNQGFREQIYDVYRYLPPATQVVVVSATLPYDVLDMTTKFMTDPVRILVKRDELTLEGLKQYFIAIEKEDWKFDTLCDLYDTLTITQAVIFCNTRRKVDWLTDKMREANFTVSSMHGDMPQKERDSIMQDFRQGNSRVLISTDVWARGIDVQQVSLVINYDLPSNRENYIHRIGRSGRFGRKGVAINFVTSEDVRILRDIELYYSTQIDEMPMNVADLIA